GAATTTTGTGTGTCCATTTCTTTATTATTTCCTACTCAGTATTCTGTATCTGCATTGAGGTCcaactaaatcaagatacaCGGCAAAAGCTCTATTGTGGGGTAAAGGAGTTATATACCATTCACTATTAATGTAACTTAACTTGTTATAGCAGGTAACTTACAATATTTTTCGAGATTATCAATGAATACGACTTTAAAGAAGTTTAGGTTTTTGCACCCAGAAATGTGACTAAGTGGTTAGTGATGTATGAGAAgaaccatgaatttcaagttccAATTCAAAtggaaacaaaaaaaacataagTGATTTCTTCTTCCCATCTGCCTAAGGTGCCCGCAAACTGACTTAGACTCCACCAGtctttcaaaaatcaaaattggtTTTGCATTTTGATATGGGTAAGGTCTATGTACACTCTATCTTGTCCAAACCCCAATTGTGGAATTACACTGGATATATTGTTGTTGGAAGCGGTGCGAGTGGGATTGTGattggggtggggtggggagACAAGACAAAGGAGGTAGCTCAAAGACACATTAATCCTATGTTTTAGATCATGATAGATTGCAAAAGATCTATCCTTCCAACTTTTTTCCAGCCGAAAGTATATGAAAATGACCTAAAGTAGAAGACACCTATATTATAATTTCTAATAGACACATGTAACAGTCTGAATCACAAGTTAGACATCCTCAAATCTACTTGTGTCCTTAGGGCAAACAGAAGagacaatattaaaaaaattagccCCATGTGAGTTTCACCAAACAAAAATATCACTTTATCTCATCATCACAATGTAAAAATGGAGAAGAATCATCACATTTCCAGTTTCAAACATATTCAGAAGAGTATAACAAATAGAATACACACCCTGTGATAAGATTCTGTACAATAATGATTGCCCTTTTCacgtaacaacaacatatccagtataatcccataagTGGGATCTAGGGAGGGTGGTGTACACAACCCTTCTCAAGCAAAGAACTAGTATCTAGTATTGTGCACGAGAAAAGATAATTCTTCAGTGCCACATCAACTGGGTCTTGAATCATTTCCCCTTATATGATTTAGGACAATCTTCACCTCTTGAGCTAAGCTATTGGATTAAATTAGGCCCAAAATCCATTTTCTTATCATGATATCAGAACTAAGCCCATTCATGGTTTATCAAATGTTTAGCTCCCCATCTTATATTGGCCAAGTTGTCCGGTCTTATGAGGCGGGTGAATGGGTGGGGaagagggggggggggtgtCCAATCCTTGAGCGTGTGGGGGAGGGGATCTCTTCCATTATCAATGCCCTAGATGTCCAGTCCTGGACGTGCAAGGAAAAGGGGGAGGAGGGGTTGTCTGAGAAACAGGCTCCCTTACAGTAAAGGGCTATTAAGTACTTATTAAGCAAGAGGCATCCTTAGCACTAAAATTAAAGATGCTTTCACTCAGATGTTCTCAATCACTTCATGGAGAATCTTATGATCTATACAATATGCATACATTTCTATGACATAGGCACAACAAATTATCTAAAGTTCTACACTTTGCTTGGGCTTGGGATTTTcatgttggaggtctcaagttcaaaaCCCCTTGCCAGCGAAAGCAAGGGGTATGCCTTTTGGTCGAGCTCGTCGCACCGGACCTGCCTAGTGCGGGTTACCTCTCTTGTGTGGTTTGTGAGCTACTGCATAAGAGCGGGGTTTTTACTTTTTACCCTGTGCGCACCCGATGGATAGCAACTGCGGATTTCCTTGTagtcaaaaaaattatcaaaagttCTCTGAAAAGTATAAACAATTTCCTACAcagaaataaaataatctttCATCAAACTATAGATGCTTTGTTACTGTGCAGATTATCTGTGGCCACGTGTGCTTTTATCCACAAGCAATAGTtccaaactttttttttctgaCTAGGAAAATAAATTTACTGACAAAAGAGGAAATTGCAAACTTGTTAGAATGAAAAAAACAACTGAATATAAGGCAAAGAAAACTAACGTCACTATCTTAGTACATCAACAACAGCGTAtctagtgtaatcccacaagtgaggtgTAGGGAGGGTAAGGATGTATGCAGGCCTTACCCCTATCTTTGTGGGGTAAGGTCACTATCTGTAGAAGCATAAAAGATGAGGTAAAGCACATTAGAACGTACCTTCTGGCAACAAATGGCTCTGGAACAGGATTGAGAGACCCGAAAATGCAACTATCCTTTCTAAAAATCAAGAAAGTGATAAGATGATAGATATTTGAGGACCACCAGGTATAGCTTCAGTGCTTTTCAGAGATATATTGAGAAATTGACATCCCAAGCTTTATGTTTGGAAATGGTTCTTTAAGATGGGATCTACCAGAACAGCCATACACCAATGTAAATGAGTACAAATCAAGGTCCCATAAATTAATATGCTCACTGCTACTTGAATGTGACAAAAACCATCAAAGTTGCACATTGATGCTACTGATGAAACATTGTGTGATTCAAACTCCACAAATTCCGTCAATTCATTACATAAAATGTAGAATGCGACAGATAACAGAATTTAACGAGTTACATTACAACAGAACTCAAATACAAAATTCTCATTTTAGTCctcatttttttattgttatgaTTAGAAAAAAAGGCAGGAGAATCTGCCGTACTTAGaccatcttgaatcacttgactGGGTTGCTGCCATCTAATGTCAAAAGAACCTTATATAAATCAGGACGCCGATCACGATACACCCCCCAACCATGCCTTTTGGACTTGATTTTGTCCAGATCAAACTGTGCCACAAGAACAGCTTCCTCTTTATCACCAGCAGCTGCTACCAACTCTCCAGTGGGCCCTGTTCATTTTTAAATCAGGTTCACAGCCTCCTTAAAACACAAGGTAGTAGATGTTTTTCGTTTATAAGCTATAGCTTTCTGTCAAGCTTACCTGCTATGAAAGAGTAGCCGTAGAATGTTATGTCACTATTCCCATGCTCTGTCTCAATTATCTCTTTTCCAATGCGGTTCGATGCCACTAAAGGTACCTGAACACAATAAAATTTAAGGGTATGTAAAATCCAACTGAACAATCAAACCAAACCAGCAGTTTAAAAATCACTTTCTTGGTTTTGGTATTGTAAAATGAAAACCAACACTATGAGTTTGGCAACAACTGGAACGTCCAAATTGTCATACCCCTAATAAAAATGAGTCACTTAGTTTCTTAGCAGACACCTACACTGAGAATGGTCGCAAATGCTATGGCTGCTATTAAGAATTGGCTTATTACAACGGCACAGGTGCATGTGCATATGTAAGagtaaacaaaatataataaaatgggaTACAGAAATGTCAGCCATTGACCTAGAGTTCTGAAGAAGAAACCCACTAGGCTATCCCTTTCATGTTAGCATAAACTTTCTTTGACTTATCATTTTTAACAAAAACGTCAaaatgaaagagaagaagaaaaagaaacttacCACATTAGCACCAGCGTGTCCTTGCATCACCCTCCTCCAGTGATCCCGAGAATCAAGTCCATCATCTTGAGGTTCAGAACCAATCGCAGTAGGGTAGAACAATACTTCTGCACCTTGAAGTGCCATAGCTCGAGCAGCCTCAGGAAACCACTGATCCCAGCAAATTGCTGGACAGAATTTTAAGTCAATACTATGTCAAGTATAGTTTCTGCCATCACTGTATTTTATAACAAGAGAATCTTTGTctctaaaatataaaattacaaagtgAAGCCTGTCTAAGTAACTTTTGGAGATTTAAGGTTTTTCGCCTCAGCAGCACAACTTTTATTATTCTCCTATGTATCCAAATGTTCATCAAAGATAGAAAACATAATGAAACCCAAAGAACAACTATAAAAACATATATTTCTTACCAACTccaatttttgcatatttagTCTGGAACACCTGTTTATGAACACCATAACATCAATGAGAAAAGGGAAAGAAGGAAAATATAACTGTCACACAATGTTAATAGGACTTCAGTCTCCTGTATTTGTTACCTTAAAACCAGTGTCACCAGGATTGAAGTAAAACTTTTCCTGATAACCTGCAGAGAGAAACAACTTGAGAGGATGAAAAAGGAGTATTAAAGAAAGTGCTTGAAGGAAATCTAACATAATAATGACAAGTAGAACAATGAATTTGGAATGTTCCTCCAAGTTTACTAACCAGGTCCATCAGGAATATGGGACTTCCTGTAAAGTCCAAGATCTGTGCCATCCGCATCAATTACTGCCACAGAATTGTAATGTGCATTATTTGCCTCTTCAAAGAAACTAACTGGTATAACTACTCCCAGCTCCTTTGCAAGATTCTGCATCCTACAAACATGCACATAGAAAAAGAAGTCAAGTTGTTATTGGAATCTTGACATTTATGCAAATGAACCCTGCAATAAGACTCTGGAAGCAATCAGAATTTTCACCTGACAATGGTTGGATGCCCCTGATATGGTTTTGCTCGATGAAAGAACTCCTCCCTTTGTGCTTGACAAAAGTAATAGCCCTCGAACAACTCCTGAGATGTAAACCAGAAAGTATCAATGAAACTGGACTGCATACATGGCAGATGAATACCAAATAGCCTCAAAAAGTACAAGTTCACAGGACAACGAACTTCAAGTGCATCACGCTGactccataaaaatatcatttgcaACTCGCTAATGAGAGAAACAATTTTTTTAGGAGTAGATGTATTAAGGATATTGGAAATTTTGAAGATATAAAATCTGAGTTTAATTCAACTGTCTAGCTTGCTCACTTGCGTCAAGAATAAGCATAACTGCCAAATGCTGAGCTCAACAAGAATTAGTTGGTAAAATGACAGGTCAGTTCAAATAGATCAGAAAACTCCTGATGGTAAACAATCACATACAACTTTTTACCTCATTCTATAGGTATTAGTTACCAACGCCTACATAAAATTGTCAACACCTTGGCTATAAATCATGTTCTTTTTGTTAGCCTCACTCCCACAGATACTCATAGCAATGGAAAATGATATTATATAACGGAAGAGTTAGACGCGCCCTCTAAGATTCAAGAAAACCAGAACACCCTGCTGCATTTATAATAACCAACACTGCAAGCATTTAATTCATTTCCATAGCTTTAATAATCTCGAATTCAATCAGTCAGTACTCTTGTTCAACTAGGACCCTCATTGATTGTGTGATATGAAACTTTGGAAGTGAACAGTCTTGGACCAACTTAAAAGGGGAGGATTACTGACGAAAACCTTTGGTAAATCTAATTACTTAATGGAGGAAACTGGAATATTTGCAACTGTCTCTGACTCAAATATGTTATAAAACCAATTTGAAAATTCTTCTCCGTTCAGTTTAGCTAACTTTCCAATCATGTTCTCTTGAATCTAACAACTAAACCAAATGAGCATTCCTAATTCAAGGCTGTTTGAAGCAAAGTTGAAATCAAGTCAAACACCAACTACATCTTTAAAAGATACCTCCAATCTGGCACAGAAGTATCACAGATTTATGTAACTATTTTGTTACACATTAGCATGAGCAAGAAAGTAGACAAGAGGAAATTACAAAATGAGTTTCTAACTCAAATAGTCCTTTAAGTTTTGGGGTAAGTTTATCTTCGTCCTTACAGTATGATCTTAAGGCTTAAGCATATTTGAACTCCTATATTTAGTAGCTGCGGGAGTCTACAGTCTATACTTCTTGCTTTGATGGCAATTGTTGGTCACATACCTACGTTTACAAAAAAACAAGTGTTTTTGCTATCATTAACAAGCTCCATTAAATGTGTCGAGGAACAGTCGATGATGCTCTACTCATGGTTGTTCCATCTAAAAGACGTTCCTATTTCCGCTCACATCTGTCCATGAAAAAGAGCTAGTAATAACAGGACAAATCTGTTGTGACTGTGAAATGATCCTACACTATTAAAGATCTGCCATTGTTAATTTGTTATCCATCCTTCCTGGCCATCAAATGCTACTCGCTCTCTCTGCATTCAAATTAAGTTTCCACACTTGCACTGTATGGACCAAGAAGCACACCAGAGCTATAAAAGAGGTCAAGAAAGAGCTAGGAATCATCAGGAAATCTTCGAAATTTCAGGATAAAGCATTAAATGCTTAAAAGAATGGGATACAGGAGAAGGAAATGATTAGATAAGCAACTGAAACAGAAATCAAGTAGAGAAAGAGAAGGAATTTTTACACAAACACATACGAGATATAATTAGATAGAGAAAAGAATGGTTGACAGGACAACCCAAAGAGGATAAGATACAGGACCAATAAGGAGAATCATCGTCCCACTGTAATTGATCAATGAAACTTCAGTTTTGAACATCATGCCTTTTGATTTCTAGCAATTCCTATCGACTCACTTATCAGATTCTTTCTTTCCGTGCCCCTTACCTTAgcttatatattattatgtgaAGATTCTTCATCAGGTTTTAGAGCAAGCACATACCTCGTGCTTAGTAGTCACAACAAatacttatttttcttaaattttaaacatttgcttattctattagtATAATGGTCTAATGTATATTTGCTTAAACTTTGACTAacattttaaaatgtattttttcaacatattaatatgagaaagattgcaacttatattatttttcatatagttttcaaacatataaatttaaaatattgaattaatcTAATTCAGTTTAACTCCGAATATTAGTCAAATTGACTCTCCTGAAGCGAAaagtgacaagtaaaagtgaacggaGGGAATAGATATTCCAAAAAGACCTCACTGTTTGTTACCTGTATGAGTATGATATTTGCACCCTTCTGATGAGCAGCTCTAACCAATCTGCATAAAAGGAATAATCTTAGAGCCAGAAAATGTAAATAccaccaaaaataataaaattgattcCTTTTTACAAAtctaaacaataaataaatgatCAATCATTTTTTTACACACCTCAACTAATTTTGCACTATAAGTGCTACATTCCAATTTCCACCATGTAAATCCGTCCACCAAGGctttaaaatgaacaaattgGAAGCAATCGCCAAGTAATTTTGCGTTCACTAAAATTTAAACTGAGACCTCATGATTCTCATTAACAACAACATTACATCCTTGGGTTCTATGTAGATGCTCAATAACACCAAATCCCAACCCCTTTTGTCAATGAACTACAAAAAAAGAAGCCTAAAAACTCAGAAACAGGAAATCAACCTCTTAGATTACATAAAAACAACTCTATCGTCGATTAAAAAAATGAGGAAACAACAAAAgtcttcaattttattttataatccCTAATTGTATTTCAACTGGCAATGAAAGTCATAAATTAATCACTCAACTAACAGTCATTATCTCAAAAAATCACTCTTTTGTCGAAgataattaaaatcaataagaaattacgactttttaatataataactaTTAGTTGAGTATCTCACGAATCAACTCTAATGTAATCACAAATAGCGCAAAAGAGGCAacgaaagaaaaagggaaaaaattaaaaacctcTCGGCGGTGGCGACGTTGGTGGAGACATCGTCGGTACAGGCAAACTGCAGAGCAGCAACGGTGACTAATCGATTCTTCTCTGCCATTTTTGGTTCTTTGAAGCTTAAACTGTGAGCTGCAAATATGCAAAGATGAGTGAAAAATAATTGGTATTTATAATAAAGTgaaataaagaatatatatatatatatattgaaaaaaataaaaataaaaggaatagAATATTTAAAGGCAAACGTGGTTGGGTGGGGTGAATATTATGATCTTGATGTTTATATTAAATCGTGTAAATTTATTATAGTGAAGTGATTTAAGGTAATAAAAgaatgttattaattattgtcaATCACGAAAGAGTATTTTATAACAAAATGTTATGTATTTATTGGTTTggtataaatatcaaatatgaataatattttataaattagttGTGAAGgagatatttatttatataataattttataaaaacgAATTTGTTatagtgaaaataaaattaaaagttctTCTATTCACATATTTATActctaataataattttattaaaggaaatttatttaattttttagaaGTTGAAATTTATAATAAGATAAACTTTTTAGATTTTTAGTCTCTTCACAACTTGATAAAATCATAAGAGGAACAAAGTCATATTTTTCGTATTTGTGCGCCTCTCTATTTACTTTTTTGTATACTAAAatctattaataatttataatttaaatatttgaaatcatcacaaacaaatgaataaaaaaaatgattctcTTGTAATCATGTCAcataaaataatgcaacaaaataTATTGAAACACTAAAAAACTTTTATATAGATTGTCCCGATTCGTTTTTAATTGCTCAAGTTGAATTAAATTCCTCCGAGCATCGACGGTTTTTATCGACGAATTCACGTGAacacaataattttttatttaaattatatatataagcaattctcttaaaatatttaatcataaatttaattattatatatatatatataatttaacttaAGACCATACATAAACATTAAATTTTAGATTCGCCTCTATCTCTTCCGAGGTATTGTCTAACAAGTGGACAGGAGAACCAATAATTAAAACAATGACTTCATTAACAAGTTTTGTACgtgtgaaaatatttttatttttaatgacgTACGTTTATAGGAACCATATAACACGATAAAGATCAAAAAAATTCctagaataatatatatatcaacaagTTAAACAAAATAGATGGGGTTTCGGCTTACTCTACAGTAGAATTCAATAGATCAGAATTAAAGGTCTCACGTTCTAAGAGAATTTAGTTATTTAGTAAATTAGACCATGGAGCAGATTGTTGTTCTGTGGAGAAATACAAATTCAACTCGCTCTTATCGTCTTCTATTTGTATATGATTCACTATTTTGCTTTGAAAACAATTAAGACTTGCTCATTACATAATACATCTACGACAACACATATACTAGTAAAATTCTACGGGTGAGGTCTGGAGGAGGATATAGTTTATGCAGATCTTATCCTATCTCATGGATATAGAGATGTTGTTTTCAAAAGACCCTAAGCTCAAGTAACACATATCAAACCAGATTTAAAAGGAGCAAACGGAAATAATGAAGACATCGCAAATAATAGGGAAACAGTAACTACAACAAAATGAAACGACAATCGAAACACAATAAACAATATGTATTAGTCGAAAACGAGGGACCAGAAACTACGAAAATAGTGTTAATACTACTAATATAATGGCATGCAAGGAGAAAAGAGAAGACATGCTTATTGATTATTTTACCTGATACATGTTACCTCCACTAACATAAATATTGAATAATTACTGACTCTTTTATTGAAATTCTTGCttatatgtataaaataaataatacagGTTCTCAacattttagaaaaaaacaatTGCATATAAATCTTAATATCTGTTCGCCAACTCaggaaaaaaaactaaaaaaatctaAACAAATGTGACAAATATGGTTGCAAAAACTACTTACCTTCTGATAGGTATTAAAAGTGAAATTTTACGACGCGAATTCAAATTACTCAGTCCAAAACGAATATCGAACAACGGATGAGTAGCCAAAAACAATTAATTACCTTCTTCATCCAGGAATCTCCCTTCAGAAATATGACAGACTGGTTGCAAatcactataaaaaaaaaaggaagcatGATTAGCCTCTCAACCATCAAATTACAGTAACCTACAATAGTCACTCATGTATTGGGATGGTAGATTGCTcgaactcttcaaaaatattatcacaCCTCTTTTCGACCTGGACCTgtcaatatttttgaagagtccgagcgaTATAGTTTGGATAATTACTAATTCAAGTCTTAATAAAATCAAGTAGTAAACTCTTTCTAATCCAATATAAACTAGTACAATGTTGCAAATCTACTACCAAGAGTGATGGTGGGGGTTGAAAAGACCCTTCTTTCTTTAACCAAATGTCTCAAGTTCAACTCGCAGAGATGAAAAAAATCTTGGTAAAAAGCGTTTTCCCATGCTATGTAGCGAGAATCTGCATTAATATGCCTCAGAGAGTACTGGACACTAGGcgaaaacataaaaagaaaacagTGTTGCACATCTTTCAAGAAGGAATATAAACAAAAGGAATAATGTCCAAATTTCGCCATCCGTTACATTTTTGGTCCATTCATATTCTTATCTTATCATTAGTAAATTGTTTTGTATTTACCCTTGCCATCAACAGAGCTTCGACATGACATGCATGGACTTCACGTGTTCAATTTTTTCGAGAAAAAAAGTTTAATTTTGACCCTAAACTTTTAACTAATAGTTTGAAATTCAGGTCGGAGCTCTGTTAGAGATAAAGGGCAAAACATGGTGGTAAGCATGAAACAAGGATGATTTTACCATATTTGCAATTGGATTCACAGACATTAGTCACTTGGCATCCAAAGGTGCCTTGTTGCTCTTGTTGAATCTGCTTTGCTGATTTGGCCAGGTGAACACTACAGTCACGTAACTCGATCACTTACAGCGTTGCAATGTCTGCAAATTCTTGTGGAATCTCTTTCAGCCACATGCAATGAGATATAAAAAGTCTCTCCAGGACAGGAAAATGATCATCGAAAGCTTTCCACTCGGTGAAAAATCCCATATTACAGAGTGACAAGAACTTTAATGGCGAAAACACTCCTTTACTCGGTTACCACGTGGTTCCAGAAGAATGCCCAAACGCATTGTCTTTCAATTCTAGTGCCTCGAGGTTAGGAAACATGCCTACAATGTCCATATCTGCCCAATTAAGACACAACCCCCCTAATGTTATCCTTCTAAGTGTTGGTGGGAGAGTCCTCAGATTTTCAAAAAAGGCATCATGTTTGGGATTGTTAGGCCATAACTAGTCCAAATCATCAGAACACGGGAAAAAATCGTGGGATTCATCAGCAACGCGGTCCAACACAACCTCCAATTTCTTCAAGTTAGGCATTAGTGCAAAGATTTCATTTTTACACCATGATGGGACCAACTCCAGTTATGGTATGTAAGTGTTCCAATATTGTATGCTTCCCTTCACCGCGGGGCATATTTGGAGGACATCGACAAACTGTATGCATAAAGTGAACATTCCTTAACTGTGGCATACTCCAAATGTCTATAGGTATATTTATGCTCCCAGAGATTTCTATTTCAACAATCAAAACTTGCAATTTTGGAAATTCGAAAAGAGGGAGACATTTGTGACTTCTAATGAACAAATGTAGATACCTTAGATGCTCCATATCAAATAGTATTGAGGTTGGAACATCACCATGAAAGTGTAACTTTCTCAAGTCCAATactcttttcattttgaaattctcaaattctaatttttctctcttctttcttttcttttgatacCAATGAAAAAACTAATTGATCGCGCAATCCTTAGACAGACCTTTGTGAATAATCGGGAGACATGTAGTGCTAGGTTCAATGATTCGTTACTTATAACAGGTAGGGAGTTCTCGTTCTCACCTCGACCTTGTCTCAAGCAGAACTCATGTAAGAGATCATGGATCTTACATGTTTCCACCTCCCCGCAAAAATTATGTTGGCCTACGAGAACCAAATTTCTGTTTATAAGTTCTTGTAAACATTCTTCAGCTACATCCTCCAAACTTTTATTATCATCAGCTTCCTTTAGAAGTCCCTCTGCAACCCATAGGCTGATTAATCTTGTCGCATTTACCTCTTCATCGTAGGAaatactcccaaaatataaaaaacacgGCTTTAGGCGTTGAGGCAAATAACAGTAACTCAAAGCAAGGACCTTTTCACATTGTCAAGCAGGATCATTAAATATAGATGATTTTACATCTTGTGCAACTTGCTCCCATCTATCTAGTTCATCGTCGAATTTAGATACAAGTCCAGCAACTACAATAACTGTCAAAGGCAAGCCTTGACAATTATCTGCAATTTTCTTCCAACTTCAGATAATTCTGAGGAGATGTGTACTTTCCCTACGCATCCACAACGTCTGTTTCAATTTTCCAGCTAGATCACCATCATCCATTTCCTCGCCGATTACATACTTGGTTGATGGAATACAATGAAAAAACTGCAGCAACATTTTTCTGATACAGTATTCCTTTGACATTGTAACCCATGCTAGAATGTCAAAATGTGATTTTATTGCCGGATTGTCATGAATTCTTTTAGCAAATGTAGTTTTTTCGATACCACCCATACCTACGATTGCCATGACTAGTGTTTCATCAGACGAGATATCCATGAGTTTACTCTTCATATACTCTAAGCTCATTTACACGTCCGATCATGTTACTCTTGTCAAGCTGTTGTGGAGAATTCTCTGGCAAATCAAAACAAGTACTCATCATCAATATTTTTCTCCAAAGTTTCTACACACTTGTAGCAAAAGAAGTTTTCCACAAAGGGATTGAATCCGTTCTCACTTTATTGTGAAAGGATCCATTCCCAAGCTTGAGTTTTGTAAAGGCTATGAATATTGTTCACCAGGTCATTACGAATCAtccttaaaaataataattcagaTAAAAGTGAATtttgttacatatttatatgttgttgaATCCCTTAGcataagattttttttgttttaatctcCTTATTTTTCCACAAAGCCATTGTCGCCACTCACTACTAACGTGGAAAATCCATAGTCAATCGTGCTCcactttgaaaaatgaaaaacgTGTGGGTCCTTTCAAACAAATACACTCTTATGTGATACAACTCAAATTTTAAGAGTcaaaatcttttatttttgatacTGAATTTggatattaaatattttaaaaaatattattaaataataataaataacaattcaaaatatcgaaaaaatataaagaagttaTGATCAAATAAAGACtcgttaaattttaaaatttaaaagctGCCGCATAAATTAAAACGGAGGAAATATCaccttttctttttgttctatttattttttgggggtTGGGGGTCAACAATTGAACATGTTGAGCTTTTATTTGAGTTCATtttatttcacatgtccaaaccatcttttatatatatataatttttttaagtatttatttctttatattttgatatgGTGAGCATAATTTATAATCAAGTGAATTGCAACGatagaatttttataatttattaatcacGTGATATGAAATACATTAGTgataaataatactaa
This region of Solanum dulcamara chromosome 9, daSolDulc1.2, whole genome shotgun sequence genomic DNA includes:
- the LOC129902111 gene encoding N-carbamoylputrescine amidase is translated as MAEKNRLVTVAALQFACTDDVSTNVATAERLVRAAHQKGANIILIQELFEGYYFCQAQREEFFHRAKPYQGHPTIVRMQNLAKELGVVIPVSFFEEANNAHYNSVAVIDADGTDLGLYRKSHIPDGPGYQEKFYFNPGDTGFKVFQTKYAKIGVAICWDQWFPEAARAMALQGAEVLFYPTAIGSEPQDDGLDSRDHWRRVMQGHAGANVVPLVASNRIGKEIIETEHGNSDITFYGYSFIAGPTGELVAAAGDKEEAVLVAQFDLDKIKSKRHGWGVYRDRRPDLYKVLLTLDGSNPVK